One part of the Cyclobacteriaceae bacterium genome encodes these proteins:
- a CDS encoding tyrosine--tRNA ligase has translation MNNFVEELRWRSMLHDIMPGTEEQLLKEPTGGYIGFDPTADSLHIGHLAQIMTLVHFQQSGHKPFALVGGATGMVGDPSGKSAERNLLSEEVLHHNVTCVKKQLEKFLDFSAGTSGAEMVNNYDWFKDFRFLDFIRDVGKHITVNYMMAKDSVKNRLESGLSFTEFSYQLVQGYDFYYLYTHKNCKLQMGGSDQWGNIVTGTELIRRKANGEAYALTTPLIKKADGTKFGKTEGGNVWLDPKKTTPYAFYQFWLNTSDEDAANYIKIFTLKSKAEIEGLVQQHASAPHLRALQQALAKDITVRVHTAAAYEQAVKASGILFGNSTTEDLESLDEETLLAIMEGVPKATINRSVWEKKPGIVDLLSELTGNQIFASKGEARKMIQGGGVSLNKQKITDFNQEVEQSLLHNRYILAQKGKKNYYLIEIN, from the coding sequence ATGAACAATTTTGTAGAAGAATTACGATGGCGGAGCATGTTGCACGACATTATGCCGGGCACCGAAGAGCAACTCCTGAAAGAACCAACCGGTGGTTACATTGGCTTTGATCCAACGGCAGACTCCCTGCATATCGGGCACCTGGCGCAAATCATGACACTCGTTCATTTCCAGCAAAGCGGGCATAAACCCTTTGCCCTTGTAGGCGGGGCAACCGGTATGGTGGGTGATCCATCCGGTAAATCGGCTGAACGAAACCTGCTTTCTGAGGAGGTACTTCACCACAATGTTACCTGTGTAAAGAAACAACTTGAAAAATTCCTCGACTTTAGTGCGGGAACATCAGGCGCTGAAATGGTTAACAACTACGATTGGTTTAAAGATTTTCGGTTTCTTGATTTTATCCGCGATGTTGGCAAACACATCACGGTAAATTACATGATGGCCAAAGACTCGGTAAAAAACCGTTTAGAATCGGGCTTATCGTTCACAGAATTCAGCTATCAGTTAGTACAAGGCTACGACTTCTACTACCTGTACACCCATAAAAATTGCAAATTACAGATGGGCGGTTCCGATCAGTGGGGTAACATTGTCACCGGTACCGAACTGATCAGGAGAAAAGCCAATGGAGAAGCTTATGCCTTAACCACTCCCCTCATTAAAAAAGCAGACGGAACCAAATTCGGAAAAACAGAAGGCGGAAACGTTTGGCTTGATCCAAAAAAAACAACGCCTTATGCGTTCTATCAGTTTTGGCTCAACACATCCGATGAAGACGCGGCCAATTACATCAAAATATTTACCCTAAAATCAAAAGCGGAAATTGAAGGGTTGGTACAACAACATGCCTCCGCACCACATTTGCGGGCACTGCAACAAGCCCTGGCCAAAGATATAACCGTTCGTGTCCACACCGCAGCAGCCTATGAACAGGCTGTAAAAGCATCCGGTATTTTGTTTGGAAATTCAACTACTGAAGACCTTGAAAGCCTGGATGAAGAAACCTTATTGGCTATAATGGAAGGCGTACCCAAGGCAACAATCAACCGATCCGTTTGGGAAAAAAAGCCGGGTATTGTCGACTTGCTTTCTGAGCTTACAGGCAACCAGATTTTTGCTTCCAAAGGCGAAGCGCGAAAGATGATACAGGGTGGCGGGGTTAGTTTGAACAAGCAAAAGATTACCGACTTTAATCAGGAAGTAGAGCAATCTTTGTTGCACAACAGGTATATACTGGCGCAGAAAGGGAAGAAGAATTATTATTTGATTGAAATAAACTAG
- a CDS encoding SulP family inorganic anion transporter: MGPLHPLNNFRSDIPASIVVFLVALPLCLGIALASGAPLFSGIIAGFVGGIAVGFYSKSALSISGPAAGLTTIVLASIHQLGDYKFFLVAVVLAGVLQVVLGYLRAGTIGNYFPSSVIKGMLAAIGLILILKQIPHAVGYDADYIGDEDFLQQDGRNTFSELIYSLNVIQPGAAIICLLSIGILILWEKPFIRNTRFAKVIPAPLLVVFLGVALNELFNVAIPGFHVTSGHLVSLPVSENLASFFNQFTYPDFSALFNQNVWVAAVTIAVVASLETLLSIDAIDKLDPYKRLTPLNHELKAQGVGNMLSGLMGGLPITSVIVRSSANVNSGGKTKTSAMVHGLLLLMTVIAIPGQLNKIPLACLAAILLMTGYKLTKPSLIVTMFKKGWGQFIPFAITIVAILLTNLLQGIFIGLTIGLIFVLRTNFHKALFCVREGNRYLVRLTKDVSFLNKALLRNTLREIPNNSHVIIDGVRSTFIDHDILETIQEFQQSALSRNISVELNQSVTAANPFFKA; encoded by the coding sequence ATGGGCCCTTTACATCCACTGAATAATTTCAGGAGTGACATACCGGCTTCAATAGTCGTATTTTTAGTGGCGTTGCCGCTTTGCCTTGGCATTGCGCTGGCTTCGGGAGCTCCACTATTTTCAGGTATTATTGCAGGTTTCGTGGGAGGGATAGCCGTTGGCTTTTACAGCAAATCGGCCTTGAGCATTAGTGGGCCGGCTGCAGGGTTAACCACCATCGTATTGGCATCCATCCACCAGCTTGGAGATTATAAATTTTTTCTGGTTGCAGTAGTACTGGCCGGTGTGCTGCAAGTGGTATTAGGTTATTTACGGGCAGGCACTATCGGAAATTATTTTCCCTCGTCTGTAATCAAAGGTATGTTGGCCGCCATCGGGCTCATCCTTATCCTCAAACAAATTCCGCATGCAGTAGGCTATGATGCCGATTATATTGGCGATGAAGATTTTTTGCAACAAGATGGAAGGAATACATTTTCAGAACTCATATATTCGTTAAATGTCATCCAACCGGGTGCTGCAATAATCTGCCTGCTATCGATTGGTATTCTCATACTATGGGAAAAGCCGTTTATACGCAATACCCGGTTTGCCAAAGTAATACCCGCCCCACTGTTGGTTGTATTCTTAGGTGTTGCGTTAAATGAATTATTCAACGTAGCCATTCCTGGCTTTCATGTAACCTCGGGGCACCTGGTTTCATTACCTGTATCCGAAAATCTGGCTTCATTTTTTAATCAATTCACGTATCCGGATTTCAGTGCCTTATTCAATCAAAACGTGTGGGTAGCGGCTGTTACTATTGCCGTTGTCGCAAGCCTGGAAACGTTATTAAGCATTGATGCCATTGATAAACTTGACCCCTATAAACGCCTGACCCCCTTGAACCACGAGTTAAAAGCACAAGGTGTTGGCAATATGCTTAGCGGGCTTATGGGCGGGTTACCCATTACATCGGTAATTGTAAGAAGCTCGGCCAATGTAAATTCAGGAGGGAAAACAAAAACCTCTGCCATGGTTCATGGGCTGCTGCTACTGATGACGGTGATTGCAATACCAGGGCAACTGAACAAAATACCACTGGCTTGCCTGGCAGCCATCTTATTGATGACCGGTTACAAACTAACAAAGCCATCGCTGATTGTTACCATGTTCAAAAAGGGTTGGGGACAATTTATACCATTTGCGATAACCATTGTGGCCATTTTGCTTACCAACTTGTTGCAAGGTATTTTTATTGGATTGACCATTGGGCTTATTTTTGTGTTGCGAACGAACTTTCACAAAGCTTTATTCTGTGTTCGTGAAGGCAACCGTTACCTCGTACGGCTTACGAAAGACGTTTCGTTTTTAAACAAGGCGCTACTTCGAAACACCTTGCGCGAAATCCCTAACAACAGTCATGTGATTATTGATGGCGTGCGTTCAACCTTTATCGATCATGATATACTGGAAACCATACAGGAATTCCAACAATCGGCCCTAAGCCGGAACATTTCGGTAGAGTTGAACCAATCTGTAACTGCGGCAAATCCATTTTTTAAAGCATGA
- a CDS encoding carbonic anhydrase, translating into MDVYRSLLEGNKKWVEERLGEDPNFFNDLAKGQSPQVLWIGCSDSRVPANEITRTKPGEIFVHRNIANMVVHTDMNMLSVLDYAVNVLKVRHVIVCGHYGCGGVLAAMGSQQFGLIDNWLRNIKDVYRIHAKELDAIENDQARFDRLVELNVMEQVFDLSKTSIIQNAWRERNLPIVHGWVYSLHTGIIKDLGVSLDKSSQLSSIYQINAKRVELT; encoded by the coding sequence ATGGATGTTTACAGATCGCTGTTAGAAGGAAACAAAAAATGGGTTGAGGAAAGATTGGGGGAAGATCCAAACTTCTTTAACGACTTGGCGAAGGGCCAATCGCCCCAGGTGTTGTGGATAGGTTGTTCAGACAGTCGCGTTCCAGCCAATGAAATTACCCGTACCAAACCCGGAGAAATTTTCGTACACCGCAACATTGCCAATATGGTAGTGCATACGGATATGAATATGTTAAGCGTACTCGACTATGCCGTAAATGTGTTGAAAGTAAGGCATGTAATTGTTTGCGGGCATTACGGTTGTGGTGGTGTACTGGCGGCCATGGGCAGCCAGCAATTTGGTTTAATCGATAACTGGCTTCGAAATATAAAAGATGTTTACCGGATTCACGCAAAAGAGCTTGATGCTATTGAAAATGATCAGGCACGGTTTGACCGATTAGTGGAGTTAAACGTAATGGAGCAGGTTTTTGATTTGTCCAAAACATCCATTATCCAAAATGCCTGGCGTGAACGAAACCTTCCTATCGTACATGGATGGGTGTACAGCCTGCATACTGGAATTATTAAAGACCTGGGTGTAAGCCTGGATAAATCTTCACAGTTATCTTCTATTTATCAAATCAATGCGAAGAGAGTTGAACTGACATAA
- a CDS encoding nucleoside triphosphate pyrophosphohydrolase family protein, translating into MKQPDSLNLVADFHRTFKHPILDEPGIPPEERCKLRVALIAEELKELEVAILEKDIVEVADALCDIQYVLSGAILEFGLAEKFNELFEEVQRSNMSKACLTEDEARATVKHYKAKDGTECYYKQAGNKWLVYRKSDNKTIKSINYSPANLERILHHT; encoded by the coding sequence ATGAAACAGCCTGATTCGCTAAACCTTGTTGCCGATTTCCACAGAACCTTTAAACACCCGATTTTAGATGAGCCTGGAATACCCCCAGAGGAGCGTTGTAAACTTCGTGTGGCTTTGATTGCCGAAGAACTAAAGGAACTGGAAGTGGCTATACTTGAAAAGGATATTGTTGAAGTTGCCGATGCACTCTGTGATATCCAATATGTTCTTTCAGGCGCTATACTGGAATTTGGCTTGGCCGAAAAATTCAATGAATTGTTTGAGGAAGTTCAACGCTCAAACATGAGTAAAGCTTGCCTTACAGAAGATGAAGCCAGGGCTACGGTTAAACACTATAAAGCCAAGGATGGGACTGAGTGTTATTATAAGCAGGCGGGTAACAAGTGGCTTGTTTACCGTAAATCAGACAATAAAACGATCAAGTCAATCAACTATTCACCCGCAAACCTGGAGCGGATTTTACATCATACGTAA